A portion of the Vibrio coralliirubri genome contains these proteins:
- a CDS encoding porin family protein, translating into MKIALTTLISASLLSVPVLANNFDSQHRVGIGYNQIQVNDWLTDDTVDWGNGIKLEYGYEFNRIVGINVSYATNSDDENVEGIKAEIDGYKFQVDADIGYKFELDGFSLKPYGVLGLARQSEDNSISILDKKWTESYNDTSFVVGLGGRAEFGPHLYTDMRFEFASYDDVDYDTFSWTVGYRF; encoded by the coding sequence ATGAAAATTGCACTTACTACCCTAATTTCAGCTTCACTACTTTCTGTTCCAGTTCTTGCAAACAACTTTGACAGCCAACACCGTGTGGGTATCGGTTACAACCAAATTCAAGTAAACGATTGGCTAACCGATGACACAGTTGATTGGGGTAACGGTATCAAACTTGAATATGGTTATGAATTTAACCGTATCGTAGGTATCAACGTTTCTTACGCAACGAATAGTGACGACGAAAACGTTGAAGGCATAAAAGCTGAGATCGATGGTTACAAGTTCCAAGTTGATGCTGACATCGGTTATAAATTTGAATTGGATGGCTTCTCTTTAAAACCTTATGGTGTTCTGGGCCTAGCTCGTCAAAGTGAAGATAATTCAATTAGCATCCTAGACAAGAAGTGGACTGAATCATACAACGATACCAGCTTCGTTGTTGGCCTAGGTGGTCGCGCTGAATTCGGACCACACCTATACACTGACATGCGCTTTGAATTCGCGAGCTACGATGACGTAGATTACGACACATTCTCATGGACTGTCGGTTACCGCTTCTAA